A genomic stretch from Pseudomonas sp. MUP55 includes:
- a CDS encoding LysR family transcriptional regulator translates to MDFKQLRYFVAVYEEGHVGRAAERLSISQPALSQQVRQLEQNLDVSLFERSSKRLLPTLAAHTLYNHALPLIDGMQQAVEALRNFKGQAMRTLAIGVLQTVHTSLVPQMLERVRKAQPHLVVQIYELTGIEIERRLLNGSLDIGISYLPPRQPGLHGVLLYEDELKVVIPEQHPLREFKKVSLKQAAELPMLLLGEEFQVRQIWQAQLANLGRRPQVQAELNTMVGILDSLPHTQLATVLPGRSQDEHNSQSLLWKPLSEPRVPLKVGLVCRDVQRQQATVALLRTLLEDVMNAPQAGA, encoded by the coding sequence ATGGATTTCAAGCAACTGCGTTATTTCGTCGCGGTGTATGAAGAAGGCCACGTAGGCCGTGCCGCGGAGCGTCTGTCAATCTCGCAGCCGGCCCTGTCGCAGCAGGTTCGCCAACTGGAGCAGAACCTGGACGTGAGCCTGTTCGAGCGCAGCAGCAAGCGCCTGCTCCCCACGCTGGCCGCCCACACCTTATACAACCATGCCTTGCCCCTGATCGACGGCATGCAACAAGCCGTGGAGGCCTTGCGCAATTTCAAGGGCCAGGCGATGCGCACGCTGGCCATCGGTGTGCTGCAAACCGTGCACACCAGCCTGGTGCCGCAGATGCTGGAGCGGGTGCGCAAGGCCCAACCCCACTTGGTGGTGCAGATCTACGAATTGACCGGAATTGAAATCGAGCGGCGCCTGCTCAACGGTTCGCTGGACATCGGGATCAGCTACCTGCCACCGCGCCAGCCGGGTCTGCATGGCGTGCTGTTGTATGAAGATGAGTTGAAGGTGGTCATCCCAGAGCAACACCCGTTGCGGGAATTCAAGAAGGTCTCGCTGAAACAGGCAGCCGAGTTGCCGATGTTGCTGCTGGGCGAGGAGTTTCAGGTGCGGCAGATCTGGCAGGCCCAACTGGCCAACCTGGGGCGGCGTCCGCAGGTGCAGGCGGAGCTCAACACCATGGTGGGAATCCTCGACAGCCTGCCCCACACCCAGTTGGCCACGGTGTTGCCGGGGCGCTCCCAGGACGAGCACAACAGCCAGTCGCTGCTGTGGAAACCCTTGAGCGAGCCCAGGGTGCCGTTGAAAGTGGGTCTGGTATGCCGTGACGTGCAGCGTCAGCAAGCGACGGTGGCGTTGCTGCGCACGTTGCTCGAAGACGTCATGAATGCCCCGCAGGCAGGCGCCTGA